The following proteins are encoded in a genomic region of Syngnathus acus chromosome 22, fSynAcu1.2, whole genome shotgun sequence:
- the dicer1 gene encoding endoribonuclease Dicer isoform X3: MAGLKLVTPATSPMGPFFGLPWQQEAIHDNIYTPRKYQVELLEAALERNTIVCLNSGSGKTFIAVLLTKELSHQIRGEYLGYAKRTVFLVNSALSVAQQAAAIRTHSDLQVGEYTDVEEALAWTYHQWSQKIVKKQVLVMTCHIFLHMLRNQILPLSKINLVVFDDCHLAITEHPYCEIMKLFDGSSCNPRILGLTASILNGKCDPSDLERKIQSLERVLKSNAETATDLVVLDRYASQPREVVLDCGPYLDKSGLSSRLQVELDGALDFLNDCYVSVPREDRGPTVISRQVLSECKAVLQVLGPWCADKAAGIMVRELQKYIKHEQGELHRKFLLFTDTVLRKVHALCEEHFSPASLDLKFVTPKVLRLLEVLHEYKPFERQQFESVEWYNNRNQDNYVSWSDSEEEDEDEEAETKERPEANFPSPFTNILCGIIFVERRYTAVVLNRLIKEAGKQDPELAYISNNFITGHSIGRNQPRNKQMEVEFRKQEEVLRKFRAHETNLLIATSIVEEGVDIPKCNLVVRFDLPTEYRSYVQSKGRARAPVSNYVMLADSDKTTCFENDLGTYKAIEKILRNKCSKSVEVGEFEGDQQVLDDDNILPPYVLQSEDGGPRVTVNTAIGHINRYCARLPSDPFTHLAPKCKTVATPDGRFQSTLHLPINSPLRVPVKGPKMNCSRLAEKAVALLCCEKLHQIGELDDHLMPVGKETVKYEEELDLHDEEETCVPGRPGSTKRRQCYLKAIPECLQDSFAVHQHTYYLYVIGMVLTTPLPDELNFRRRKLYPPEDSTRCFGILTAQPIPRIPHFPVYTRSGEVTISIELQKCGFKLTAAELELIIRLHQYIFSHILRLEKPALEFKPTLADSAYCVLPLNVVGDSNTLDMDFKFMENIERSEARTGIPTTHYTKQQPFNFKLEDYQDAVIIPRYRNFDQPHRFYVADVYTDLTPLSKFPSPEYETFAEYYKTKYNLDLSNMNQPLLDVDHTSSRLNLLTPRHLNQKGKALPLSSAEKRKAKWESLQNKQILVPELCAIHPIPASLWRKAVCLPSILYRLHCLLTAEELRSQTATEAGVGSPTLPPDFRYPNLDFGWKKSIDSKIFISLTECNDIQCKQQPSADSMSGGGRPHRSQAVVTCGKNRSTAYNGGESLPEGEQSLRHNCQCPRCSFVELLSPKTMQIPPTSVPAEPSRSCEAPGTCPAQRSDGCALGSKSRSHATSAYSECPNVHKAPSLNPSKVAGGAIKRLGPNPGLILQALTLSNASDGFNLERLEMLGDSFLKHAITTYLFCTYPDAHEGRLSYMRSKKVSNCNLYRLGKKKGLPSRMVVSIFDPPVNWLPPGYVVNQDKTVADKLDSDEAEEMIVSNGCCANEDVNEDNNEGELLLKDEPKDEVNMEDDLEYYKEHIKFIDNMLLGSGAFGKKISLSSSSLTTASEPLPSIQTAYEWKAPKKNPYPAAAQHHSEPAPATAEDFDYSSWDAMCYLDPSKAGEEDDFVVGFWNPSEESYGAELGKQSISYDLHTEQCIADKSIADCVEALLGCYLTSCGERAAQMFLCSLGLKVLHICHKCLN, translated from the exons ATGGCAGGCCTGAAGCTTGTCACGCCGGCCACATCTCCCATGGGGCCTTTTTTTGGACTTCCGTGGCAGCAGGAGGCTATCCACGATAATATCTATACACCTAGAAAATATCAG GTGGAACTTCTCGAAGCAGCTCTTGAACGTAACACTATCGTCTGCTTAAATAGCGGCTCAGGGAAGACCTTTATTGCAGTTCTCCTAACGAAAGAGCTCTCCCACCAAATTCGGGGAGAGTACCTAGGATATGCGAAGAGGACTGTATTTCTTGTTAACTCAG CCTTGTCTGTTGCTCAGCAAGCAGCTGCCATCAGAACTCACTCTGACCTCCAAGTGGGAGAGTACACCGACGTGGAGGAGGCTTTGGCGTGGACCTACCATCAGTGGAGCCAAAAGATAGTCAAGAAACAG GTTCTGGTAATGACTTGCCATATCTTCCTGCATATGCTGAGGAATCAAATCTTACCTTTGTCCAAAATCAACTTGGTGGTTTTTGATGATTGTCATCTTGCCATCACAGAGCACCCCTACTGTGAGATCATGAAG CTATTTGATGGAAGCTCGTGCAATCCTCGCATTCTGGGTCTCACAGCCTCCATTCTGAACGGCAAATGCGACCCGTCGGACCTTGAGCGGAAAATACAGAGTTTGGAGCGAGTCCTGAAGAGCAACGCTGAAACTGCCACTGACCTTGTAGTTCTAGACAG ATATGCCTCTCAGCCAAGAGAAGTTGTGCTGGACTGTGGCCCCTATCTGGACAAGAGTGGGCTATCCTCTCGTCTCCAAGTGGAGTTGGATGGAGCTCTGGACTTCTTAAACGATTGTTACGTCTCTGTCCCGAGAGAGGACAGAGGTCCGACAGTCATCTCCCGACAG GTACTAAGTGAATGCAAGGCTGTGCTCCAGGTGCTGGGACCCTGGTGTGCAGACAAAGCAGCAGGCATCATGGTGCGGGAGCTCCAGAAGTACATCAAACACGAACAGGGGGAGCTTCACCGCAAGTTTCTGCTCTTCACCGACACCGTTCTCAGAAAAGTCCACGCTCTTTGTGAAGAACATTTCTCTCCTGCCTCCTTGGACCTCAAGTTTGTCACACCAAAGGTTCTCCGTCTGCTGGAGGTCCTGCACGAATACAAGCCTTTTGAGCGCCAGCAGTTTGAGAGCGTCGAGTGGTACAACAACCGCAATCAGGACAATTATGTGTCTTGGAGTGATTcggaggaagaagatgaggatgaagaagcGGAGACCAAAGAGCGGCCCGAAGCCAACTTTCCTTCGCCGTTCACCAACATTCTATGTGGAATTATATTTGTGGAGAGGCGTTACACGGCTGTCGTCCTAAATCG TCTTATCAAAGAAGCGGGAAAGCAGGACCCAGAGTTGGCTTACATCAGCAACAACTTTATTACCGGCCATAGCATTGGCAGGAATCAGCCGCGGAACAAGCAGATGGAGGTGGAATTCAGAAAGCAAGAGGAG GTTCTGCGCAAATTTCGAGCTCACGAAACCAACCTGCTGATTGCCACCAGCATTGTGGAGGAAGGTGTGGACATTCCAAAGTGTAACTTGGTGGTGCGCTTTGACTTGCCGACTGAATACAGGTCCTATGTTCAGTCCAAAGGCAGAGCTCGAGCTCCCGTCTCCAACTATGTTATGCTGGCCGATAGCGACAAGACCACGTGCTTTGAAAATGATCTGGGTACCTACAAAGCCATAGAAAAG ATCTTGAGGAACAAGTGCTCCAAGTCTGTGGAGGTTGGCGAGTTTGAAGGAGATCAGCAAGTGTTGGACGATGACAACATCCTTCCTCCGTATGTGCTTCAATCTGAGGACGGCGGTCCTCGGGTCACCGTTAACACGGCCATCGGTCACATTAATAG GTATTGCGCTCGGCTGCCGAGTGACCCCTTTACCCACTTGGCTCCCAAGTGTAAAACGGTGGCGACGCCAGATGGGAGATTCCAGTCGACGCTTCATTTACCCATCAACTCCCCGCTCAGAGTGCCTGTTAAG GGTCCAAAAATGAATTGTTCCAGATTGGCAGAGAAAGCAGTTGCCCTACTTTGTTGTGAGAAGCTGCATCAAATAG GCGAACTGGATGATCATTTGATGCCAGTTGGGAAGGAGACGGTAAAGTACGAGGAAGAGCTGGACCTTCACGATGAAGAAGAAACCTGCGTTCCTGGGCGGCCTGGCTCGACAAAGAGGCGACAGTGCTACCTGAAAGCT ATTCCAGAGTGTCTGCAGGACAGTTTTGCTGTCCACCAGCATACTTACTACTTGTACGTCATCGGAATGGTTCTCACCACACCGCTCCCGGATGAGCTCAACTTCCGGCGAAGGAAGCTTTACCCACCGGAGGACAGCACTCGCTGTTTCGGCATCCTGACGGCTCAACCCATACCGCGA ATCCCCCATTTTCCTGTCTACACGCGCTCGGGCGAGGTGACCATCTCCATCGAGCTCCAGAAGTGTGGCTTCAAGCTCACCGCCGCTGAGCTGGAGCTCATCATTCGCCTGCACCAGTACATCTTCTCCCATATCCTTCGCTTAGAGAAACCTGCACTGGAGTTCAAGCCTACACTTGCTGACTCTGCTTACTGTGTTCTACCGCTCAATGTTG TTGGAGATTCCAACACACTAGATATGGACTTCAAGTTCATGGAGAATATTGAAAGGTCTGAGGCCCGAACTGGCATTCCGACTACTCATTACACCAAACAACAGCCATTCAACTTCAAGTTGGAGGATTACCAGGATGCCGTCATCATTCCAAG GTACCGTAATTTCGACCAGCCTCATCGCTTTTATGTCGCTGACGTGTACACAGACCTCACACCTCTCAGCAAGTTTCCTTCACCAGAATATGAGACATTTGCTGAGTACTACAAAACCAAGTACAATCTGGATTTATCCAACATGAACCAGCCACTCTTGGATGTTGACCATACCTCATCCAG ACTCAATCTCTTAACACCTCGTCACCTGAACCAAAAGGGCAAAGCGCTGCCTCTCAGCAGTGCAGAGAAGAGGAAAGCAAAATGGGAAAGTCTCCAGAACAAACAG ATCCTGGTTCCAGAGCTTTGTGCCATCCACCCCATCCCAGCGTCCCTCTGGAGGAAGGCAGTGTGTTTGCCCAGTATCCTCTACCGTCTCCACTGCCTCTTGACGGCAGAGGAACTCCGATCCCAGACGGCCACCGAAGCCGGAGTCGGATCACCGACGCTTCCGCCTGATTTCAG GTATCCAAACTTGGACTTTGGGTGGAAGAAATCAATTGACAGCAAAATCTTCATCTCCTTAACGGAGTGCAACGACATTCAGTGTAAGCAGCAGCCGTCAGCCGATTCGATGTCGGGTGGCGGTCGTCCTCACCGTTCCCAAGCCGTGGTCACTTGCGGCAAGAACCGCTCGACTGCGTACAATGGCGGCGAGAGTCTCCCGGAAGGAGAGCAGAGTCTCCGGCATAATTGCCAATGCCCCCGCTGTAGTTTTGTCGAACTGCTCAGCCCTAAAACGATGCAAATCCCTCCTACCTCAGTTCCCGCGGAGCCCTCTCGCAGTTGCGAGGCTCCCGGCACATGTCCCGCACAGCGTAGCGACGGATGCGCACTCGGAAGCAAGTCGAGAAGTCACGCTACCTCAGCCTACAGCGAGTGTCCCAATGTTCACAAAGCACCTTCCCTCAATCCCAGCAAAGTAGCAGGAGGTGCTATCAAAAGGCTGGGGCCCAACCCAGGCCTTATCCTCCAGGCCCTGACCCTTTCCAATGCCAGTGACGGTTTCAACCTGGAGCGTCTGGAAATGCTGGGCGATTCCTTCCTCAAACACGCCATCACCACCTATCTGTTTTGCACCTATCCCGATGCCCACGAGGGCCGGCTCAGCTACATGCGCAGCAagaag GTGAGCAACTGTAACCTCTACCGCTTAGGGAAGAAGAAAGGACTCCCCAGCAGGATGGTGGTCTCCATTTTTGATCCCCCAGTCAACTGGCTGCCTCCCGGCTATGTGGTCAACCAAGACAAGACTGTCGCAGACAAATTGGACTCAGATGAG GCCGAGGAAATGATTGTGTCTAACGGGTGCTGTGCTAATGAAGATGTGAATGAAGACAATAATGAGGGAGAGCTGCTTTTGAAGGATGAACCAAAAGATGAGGTCAACATGGAGGATGACCTGGAGTACTACAAAGAACACATCAAATTCATCGACAATATGCTGTTAGGCTCTGGCGCCTTTGGTAAAAAGATTTCTTTGAGCAGCAGCTCTCTGACCACTGCCTCAGAGCCTTTGCCATCCATCCAGACGGCGTATGAATGGAAGGCCCCAAAGAAAAACCCATATCCCGCGGCGGCCCAGCACCACTCTGAGCCAGCACCCGCCACAGCCGAGGACTTTGACTACAGCTCGTGGGACGCAATGTGCTACCTGGACCCCAGCAAGGCCGGCGAGGAGGATGACTTTGTGGTGGGCTTTTGGAATCCGTCGGAGGAGAGCTACGGCGCCGAGCTGGGAAAGCAGTCCATCTCTTACGACTTGCACACAGAGCAGTGCATAGCTGATAAGAGTATCGCCGACTGTGTCGAGGCTCTGCTGGGTTGCTATCTGACCAGCTGTGGCGAAAGAGCCGCCCAGATGTTCCTGTGCTCGTTGGGCTTGAAGGTGTTGCATATTTGTCACAAATGTCTCAATTAG